Genomic segment of Umezawaea sp. Da 62-37:
CGCCACCGGCGTGAGGTCTTCGCGAGCGCGCCGGACCAGGTGATCGTGGTGCGCCTGACCGCGGAGACGGCGGGCTCGATCTCGTTCACCGCCGCGTTCGGCACACCGCAGCGCGCGACGACGTCCAGCCCCGACAGCACGACGATCGCGCTGGAGGGGATCTCGGGCGACCAGCGCGGCATCGCGGGCACGGTCCGGTTCCTCGCGCTGGCCAGGGTCGTGGCGGAGGGCGGCTCCACCTCCGGTTCCGGCGGCACGCTGCGCGTGGCGGGCGCCAACGCCGTGACGCTGCTGATCTCCATCGGCACCAGCTACGTCGACTACCGCACGGTCAACGGCGACCACCAGGGCATCGCCCGCGGCCGGTTGGCCGCCGCGCAGGCCTTCTCCGCCGACGCCCTGCGGGCTCGCCACGTGGCCGACTACCAGGCGTTGTTCGGGCGCGTCGCCCTCGACGTCGGGCGCACGTCGGCGGCCGACCAGCCGACCGACGTCCGGATCTCCCGGCACGCGAGCACCTCCGACCCCCAGTTCTCCGCGCTGCTGTTCCAGTACGGCCGGTACCTGCTGATCTCCTCGTCCCGCGCGGGCACGCAGCCCGCGAACCTCCAGGGCATCTGGAACGACCAGATGGCCCCGTCGTGGGACTCGAAGTACACCCTGAACGCCAACCTGCCGATGAACTACTGGCCGGCGGACACCACCAACCTGGCCGAGTGCTTCCAGCCGGTGTTCCGCATGGTCGACGACCTCGCGGTCACCGGAGCCCGCACCGCGCAGGTGCAGTACAACGCCCGCGGCTGGGTGACCCACCACAACACCGACGCCTGGCGGGGGTCCTCGGTCGTCGACTTCGCCGCGGCGGGGATGTGGCAGACCGGCGGGGCCTGGCTGTCGACGATGATCTGGGACCACTACCGGTTCACCGGCGACGCCGAGTTCCTGCGCAAGTACTACCCGGCGCTCAAGGGGTCGGCGCAGTTCTTCCTCGACACGCTGGTCACCGAACCCTCCCTCGGCCACCTGGTGACGAACCCGTCGAACTCGCCGGAGCTCAACCACCACAGCGGCGCCAGCGTGTGCGCCGGGCCGACGATGGACATGCAGATCCTCCGCGACCTGTTCGACGGCTGCGCGAACGCGTCCGAGGTGCTGGGCGTGGACACCGACTTCCGCGCGCAGGTGCGGGCGGCCCGGCAGCGGCTGGCCCCGATGAAGGTCGGCTCGCGCGGCAACGTCCAGGAGTGGCTGTACGACTGGGTCGAGACCGAGCCGAACCACCGGCACGTCTCGCACCTGTACGGCCTGCACCCGAGCAACCAGATCACCAAGCGCGGCACCCCGCAACTGCACACCGCGGCCCGCCGGACCCTGGAGCTGCGCGGCGACGCGGGCACCGGGTGGTCGCTCGCCTGGAAGATCAACTACTGGGCGCGGTTGGAGGAGGGCGGCAGGGCGCACGACCTCCTGCGCTCCCTCGTGACGACCGACCGCCTCGCGCCCAACATGTTCGACCTGCACCCGCCGTTCCAGATCGACGGCAACTTCGGCGCGACTTCCGGGATCGCCGAAATGCTGCTGCACAGCCACAACGGCGAGCTGCACGTGCTGCCCGCGCTGCCACCGGCCTGGGGCGCGGGCAGCGTGACGGGCCTGCGCGGGCGCGGTGGGCACACCGTCGGGGCCGTGTGGAGCGGCGGCGCGGCCACCACCCTGTCCGTCACACCCGACCACGACGGCTCCGTGCGGGTCAGGAGCCGGATGTTCACCGGGACCCACGAGGTGCGCGACACGACGACCGGCGCGGTGGTCCAGCCCACCAAGCCGGAGTCCGACGTCGTCGAGTTCGGTGTCCAAGGTGGACACACCTACCGCGCCACAGGCCAGGGCTCGGGATCGGTGGTGCAGCCGGGGGTGTACTACCGGCTCGTCGCGCGGCACAGCGGCAAGCT
This window contains:
- a CDS encoding glycosyl hydrolase family 95 catalytic domain-containing protein; translated protein: MGDLTRRQLAKLGAGVVLTSAGWTATARAASAAPVEVRAAGDLALWYDRPAGSDWLRALPVGNGRLGAMVFGNTDTERLQLNEDTVWAGGPHDYSNTRGAAALNQIRQLVFANQWTQAQSLIDQAMLGSPAGQLAYQPVGDLKLALPSASASDYQRWLDLTTATMVTTYTANGVRHRREVFASAPDQVIVVRLTAETAGSISFTAAFGTPQRATTSSPDSTTIALEGISGDQRGIAGTVRFLALARVVAEGGSTSGSGGTLRVAGANAVTLLISIGTSYVDYRTVNGDHQGIARGRLAAAQAFSADALRARHVADYQALFGRVALDVGRTSAADQPTDVRISRHASTSDPQFSALLFQYGRYLLISSSRAGTQPANLQGIWNDQMAPSWDSKYTLNANLPMNYWPADTTNLAECFQPVFRMVDDLAVTGARTAQVQYNARGWVTHHNTDAWRGSSVVDFAAAGMWQTGGAWLSTMIWDHYRFTGDAEFLRKYYPALKGSAQFFLDTLVTEPSLGHLVTNPSNSPELNHHSGASVCAGPTMDMQILRDLFDGCANASEVLGVDTDFRAQVRAARQRLAPMKVGSRGNVQEWLYDWVETEPNHRHVSHLYGLHPSNQITKRGTPQLHTAARRTLELRGDAGTGWSLAWKINYWARLEEGGRAHDLLRSLVTTDRLAPNMFDLHPPFQIDGNFGATSGIAEMLLHSHNGELHVLPALPPAWGAGSVTGLRGRGGHTVGAVWSGGAATTLSVTPDHDGSVRVRSRMFTGTHEVRDTTTGAVVQPTKPESDVVEFGVQGGHTYRATGQGSGSVVQPGVYYRLVARHSGKLADISGVSTAAGALLQQWPQTGGLNQQFDFVDAGDGHHRIRARHSGLVLQAASASTGADITQQPSADTTGQHWRVVDQGGGVVSLVNRLSGLALDVWSASTADGTRFSLWTVTGADNQRFQLQAV